One Centroberyx gerrardi isolate f3 chromosome 2, fCenGer3.hap1.cur.20231027, whole genome shotgun sequence DNA window includes the following coding sequences:
- the LOC139913650 gene encoding proteinase-activated receptor 2, protein MTLTTRLFLLVLILSCVKTCLSENDLRGFTGTETKDGVLLNPTAKKVLESRLTTVFLPVVYIIVFAVGLPTNAMAIWVFLFRTKKKHPASIYMANLALSDLLFVIWIPLKIAYHFSGNNWIYGEGLCKVMIAFFYGNMYCSIIFITCISVQRYWAIVHPLSQQRRDNCVAVAVSVTVWVVVWLVTTPLYLYDQTVKVTNLNIITCHDVTRPSQRTTAAAYFLTMGTLGFVVPTIVCVVSYVLMLKSLRSSMADANIAKKRRKAVVLIVTVLVMFLVCFTPSNIMLLVHYTLLLREVVNNGYGFYITTLCLASLNSCVDPFVYYFISEEFRDHVKNTLICRSERTVERMRVSFSALKYSKKSNTYTSDSGNTQSSSC, encoded by the exons ATGACTTTGACGACACGTTTGTTTCTCCTGGTCCTCATTTTGTCTTGCGTAAAGACTTGCCTGTCTGAGAACG ATCTCAGAGGCTTTACTGGTACAGAGACAAAAGATGGGGTGTTGCTCAACCCCACAGCCAAGAAGGTCTTGGAGAGTCGTCTTACCACAGTCTTCCTCCCAGTCGTCTACATCATTGTGTTTGCTGTGGGGCTGCCCACCAACGCCATGGCCATCTGGGTGTTTCTCTTCAGGACCAAGAAAAAGCACCCGGCATCCATCTATATGGCCAACCTGGCTCTATCTGACTTGCTCTTTGTCATTTGGATCCCCCTGAAAATTGCCTACCACTTCAGCGGCAACAACTGGATCTACGGAGAAGGGCTGTGCAAAGTCATGATAGCTTTTTTCTATGGCAACATGTACTGCTCCATCATCTTTATTACCTGCATAAGTGTCCAGCGTTACTGGGCCATAGTCCACCCCCTGTCCCAGCAGAGACGGGACAATTGTGTGGCCGTTGCTGTCTCCGTGACAGTCTGGGTGGTGGTCTGGCTCGTCACGACGCCTCTCTACCTGTATGATCAAACGGTCAAGGTAACGAACCTGAACATCATTACCTGCCATGATGTCACCAGGCCCAGTCAGAGGACGACGGCAGCAGCCTACTTCCTGACCATGGGGACGCTGGGATTTGTTGTCCCCACCATTGTGTGCGTTGTGTCCTACGTCCTCATGCTCAAGTCTCTACGGAGCTCCATGGCAGACGCCAATATTGCCAAAAAGCGACGAAAAGCCGTGGTTTTGATCGTCACGGTCCTGGTCATGTTTCTGGTGTGCTTCACCCCCAGTAACATCATGCTGCTGGTGCACTACACCCTCCTGCTGCGCGAAGTGGTGAACAACGGCTACGGCTTCTACATCACCACCCTGTGCTTGGCGAGCCTCAACAGCTGCGTGGACCCGTTCGTGTACTACTTCATCTCAGAGGAGTTCAGGGATCACGTGAAGAACACGCTGATCTGCAGGAGCGAGAGGACGGTGGAGAGGATGAGGGTCTCGTTCAGCGCTCTGAAGTACTCCAAGAAGAGCAACACCTATACTTCTGACTCTGggaacacacagagcagcagctgctAG